From Candidatus Atelocyanobacterium thalassa isolate ALOHA, a single genomic window includes:
- the lpxC gene encoding UDP-3-O-acyl-N-acetylglucosamine deacetylase — MNLKFKVSGIGLHSGKETQVKIIPNYYTEGHHFVRVDLLGNPIIPVHISKVSQTILSTELSNNNITVRTVEHLLAALAGCGIKNARIEINGTEVPLLDGSAKNWVNAFIDSDFTFSKIQESAPLLKPIWVQDKDAFVAAIPAPEICFTYGINFTYKAIGNQWASWNPRKETFMDFVAPARTFGFIDQIEHLRASGLIKGGSFDNALICNHKDWLNPPLRFSNEPVRHKLLDLVGDLSLLRFIPRAHFIAYKASHKLHIQLAQKIASIN, encoded by the coding sequence TCAGGTATTGGCTTACATTCTGGAAAAGAAACTCAGGTAAAAATAATACCTAATTACTATACAGAAGGACATCATTTCGTTAGGGTAGATCTTTTAGGTAATCCAATTATTCCTGTTCATATTTCAAAAGTTAGTCAGACTATATTATCTACAGAGTTATCTAATAACAACATTACTGTTCGAACAGTAGAACATCTATTAGCAGCTTTAGCTGGATGTGGAATTAAAAATGCTCGTATAGAAATTAATGGAACAGAAGTTCCATTATTAGATGGTTCAGCGAAGAATTGGGTTAATGCTTTTATTGACTCAGACTTTACTTTTTCAAAAATACAGGAAAGTGCTCCTTTACTAAAACCAATTTGGGTTCAAGACAAAGATGCTTTTGTTGCAGCAATTCCTGCACCAGAAATATGTTTCACTTATGGAATTAATTTTACTTATAAAGCTATTGGAAATCAATGGGCTAGTTGGAATCCTCGGAAAGAAACTTTTATGGACTTTGTTGCTCCTGCAAGAACATTTGGTTTTATAGACCAGATTGAACATTTAAGAGCATCTGGGCTAATCAAGGGAGGAAGTTTTGATAACGCATTAATTTGTAATCATAAAGATTGGTTAAACCCTCCTTTAAGATTTAGCAATGAACCTGTACGACATAAACTTTTAGATCTAGTAGGAGATCTAAGTTTATTAAGATTTATACCTCGGGCTCACTTTATAGCTTATAAAGCTAGTCACAAA